A window of Bacillus sp. (in: firmicutes) contains these coding sequences:
- a CDS encoding LytR family transcriptional regulator: MKDRSSKDIFNHMSNQELTFTKEDRDKVFEQLHKMEKNNIQKKSLVSISKKLAPLTAALFAVGLCLFLFIPTILQGNVNNENNGTDSNGVVSQEDEYFTTLFMVKDESDRIPINLLLTYNKDKKMMKVVSIPRDTYAPILDKNDGTTPYDKLSHAYVNGSGGAEDVRTTVSNLFDLPIDYYAVMDLETLSTMIDAVNGIEYDLQEDIRIRAISQVAFEFKKGTHRLNGEEVVALMMDATVGKSLDEEDQLYLINAVINQTINVIPQTQLKEFTTKIESNIPIKQLFEDKMELPSIQSVSLIDGMINTMIDESYYIKFEKDFLDSVSEELTTFN, translated from the coding sequence GAAGACCGTGATAAAGTGTTTGAACAACTTCATAAAATGGAAAAGAATAATATCCAAAAGAAATCTCTAGTATCTATTTCAAAAAAATTGGCTCCACTTACTGCTGCTTTGTTTGCGGTAGGCTTATGTCTATTTTTGTTTATTCCAACGATTCTTCAAGGAAACGTTAATAACGAAAATAACGGAACTGATTCGAATGGAGTAGTATCTCAAGAAGACGAGTATTTTACCACTCTATTTATGGTAAAAGATGAGAGTGATAGAATACCTATTAACCTTTTACTTACTTATAATAAAGATAAAAAGATGATGAAAGTTGTATCGATCCCTCGTGATACTTATGCTCCGATATTGGATAAGAATGATGGAACTACTCCATATGATAAATTATCACATGCTTATGTTAACGGTTCGGGAGGAGCTGAAGATGTAAGAACAACAGTTTCTAACCTATTTGATTTACCAATTGATTATTATGCTGTTATGGATTTAGAAACCCTTTCAACGATGATTGATGCAGTGAATGGGATAGAATACGACTTGCAAGAAGATATTCGAATAAGAGCTATATCTCAAGTGGCATTTGAATTCAAAAAGGGGACGCATCGTTTAAATGGAGAAGAGGTTGTGGCATTAATGATGGATGCTACTGTGGGAAAAAGCTTGGATGAAGAAGACCAATTATACCTTATTAATGCAGTTATAAATCAAACAATAAACGTAATACCACAAACACAATTAAAAGAATTTACTACTAAAATAGAAAGTAATATTCCAATTAAACAATTGTTTGAGGATAAAATGGAACTTCCATCGATACAATCGGTATCATTAATCGATGGAATGATAAATACAATGATAGATGAGTCATACTATATTAAATTTGAAAAAGATTTTTTAGATTCAGTTTCAGAAGAGTTAACCACATTTAACTAA